Proteins from one Chitinophaga oryzae genomic window:
- a CDS encoding CocE/NonD family hydrolase, which produces MKHIYAGILCVLLSLTAAARSANDSVWVQTHYVKKEQYIRMRDGVRLFTTIYQPLDSSEQHPVLMTRTPYSCAPYGKEMSPRLWDSYWNTYAREGYIIVIQDVRGRWMSEGTFIDIRPFNPDKRGADIDEASDTYDTIEWLLQHVPHNNGRVGLFGISYPGFYSTMGALSGHPALKAVSPQAPVTDWFHGDDFHHNGAFFLMDCFGFYTKGFGYPRPHPVSVAPVQQLKLPCADNYQTFLQIGTIPDFTKLTGDSLVFWKELIAHPDYDDWWKARDPRQHVSRVQPAMLVVGGLFDAEDCYGAWNLYKAIEQKKQPSHFNKLVMGPWYHGQWASNDGTRLGHVQFGDNTATWYQEQVEVPFFNYYLKDKGSLAGLPEATIFFTGENRWRQFAAWPSPAVQNKPLYLQSGGKLGWHLPSANTRAWSEYVSDPAHPVPYTADVHYIRTRDYMTDDQRFAARRADVLTFETEPLTAPVTLGGVVTADLSVSVTGTDADFVVKLIDVFPDDFRYPGAPQANMTRDAGGPHPMGGYQMLVRGDIFRGRYRNSFSHPEAFTPGKVEKVRFDLPDVAHTFQKGHRIMVQVQSSWFPLADRNPQQFINIYEAKEKDFKKAGIRVYHGPAHPSAIVLPVLP; this is translated from the coding sequence ATGAAACATATTTATGCAGGCATATTGTGCGTGCTGCTGTCGCTGACAGCAGCCGCACGGTCCGCCAACGATTCCGTATGGGTACAAACCCACTATGTCAAAAAAGAACAGTATATCCGTATGCGTGATGGCGTGCGGTTGTTCACCACCATTTATCAACCGCTCGACAGCAGTGAACAGCACCCGGTGCTGATGACCCGCACACCGTACTCCTGCGCTCCGTATGGCAAGGAAATGTCGCCCAGGCTATGGGATTCTTACTGGAACACGTATGCCCGTGAGGGGTATATTATCGTGATACAGGATGTACGCGGCCGCTGGATGAGTGAAGGAACGTTTATCGACATCCGCCCTTTTAACCCGGATAAACGGGGAGCAGATATCGACGAAGCCAGTGATACGTATGATACCATTGAATGGCTGTTGCAACACGTGCCGCATAACAACGGGCGGGTGGGGCTTTTCGGTATTTCTTATCCCGGTTTTTATTCCACCATGGGGGCTTTGAGCGGTCATCCGGCGCTGAAGGCCGTTAGTCCCCAGGCGCCGGTAACGGATTGGTTCCACGGGGATGACTTTCATCACAACGGCGCTTTTTTCCTGATGGACTGTTTCGGTTTTTATACCAAAGGTTTCGGTTATCCTCGCCCGCATCCTGTGTCTGTGGCGCCCGTACAGCAGCTGAAGCTGCCCTGCGCTGATAATTACCAGACGTTTCTGCAGATAGGCACTATCCCTGATTTCACCAAACTGACGGGAGACAGCCTTGTTTTCTGGAAAGAGCTCATCGCTCATCCCGATTACGACGACTGGTGGAAGGCCCGCGATCCGAGACAGCATGTGAGCAGGGTACAACCCGCCATGCTGGTAGTGGGCGGCCTTTTCGACGCGGAGGATTGTTACGGCGCCTGGAATTTGTACAAAGCGATTGAACAGAAAAAGCAGCCGTCCCATTTCAATAAGCTGGTGATGGGGCCGTGGTACCATGGTCAGTGGGCTTCCAATGATGGCACCCGGCTGGGCCATGTGCAGTTTGGCGACAACACCGCCACCTGGTACCAGGAGCAGGTGGAAGTGCCTTTCTTTAATTATTATTTGAAAGACAAGGGTTCGCTGGCTGGTCTGCCCGAGGCTACTATTTTCTTCACCGGTGAGAACCGGTGGCGGCAGTTTGCCGCGTGGCCTTCGCCGGCGGTGCAAAACAAGCCGTTGTACCTGCAGTCCGGCGGTAAGCTGGGATGGCATCTTCCGTCGGCCAACACCCGTGCCTGGAGCGAATATGTGAGTGATCCGGCGCATCCGGTACCTTATACCGCCGATGTCCATTATATACGTACGCGGGATTATATGACCGATGACCAGCGGTTTGCCGCCCGCCGGGCGGACGTGCTGACATTTGAGACGGAGCCTTTGACGGCGCCGGTTACCCTGGGCGGTGTTGTCACCGCCGATCTTAGTGTAAGCGTGACCGGTACCGATGCTGATTTTGTGGTGAAGCTCATCGATGTGTTTCCCGATGATTTCCGTTACCCCGGCGCGCCGCAGGCCAATATGACCCGGGATGCCGGTGGGCCGCATCCGATGGGAGGCTACCAGATGCTGGTGCGGGGGGATATTTTTCGTGGCCGTTACCGTAACAGCTTCTCTCATCCGGAGGCGTTTACGCCCGGAAAAGTAGAGAAGGTCCGGTTTGACCTGCCGGATGTGGCGCATACTTTTCAGAAGGGCCATCGTATTATGGTGCAGGTCCAGAGCAGCTGGTTTCCGCTGGCGGACAGGAACCCGCAGCAGTTCATTAATATCTACGAGGCAAAGGAAAAAGATTTTAAGAAGGCCGGCATCCGGGTATATCACGGTCCGGCGCATCCGTCGGCTATAGTGTTGCCCGTGTTGCCATGA
- a CDS encoding RagB/SusD family nutrient uptake outer membrane protein codes for MKRQYILPLLGMLVFSACSKDFINLTPQSNQTTSTFFKTASDFEQGVNAIYDGLQSSQTYGKAYYYLMEVRSDNTDIWDRGALAGVASQVDFFTEVTTNPFISDGYAGAYVIITRANAVLDQIDASTIPDASKKQYKGEALFLRALSYFNLVRLYGPVPLVTKMETTSQALGHKRNATAEVYAQIESDLQTAATLLPATYNNANDYGRATAGSASGLLGKVLVTQKKWAAALTALKNTGNGYSLVSEYADLYKPANVINPEILFAVRFKKGLNPSEGNNYFADMVPVSFYYNGVLYGGSNNNRPTHDLVAAYETGDKRLGVSLDTVYNNSATNVVKGNYVKKYLDVPGATNDGGSNFPVLRYADILLLQAEALNEQAYSGATGAGTAFGFLNAVRKRAGLPEKTAAELPDQASFRNAVFRERRAELAFENDRWFDLARSTNGVAVLQAHLKQEYNLATPVLNADRLLFPIPQSEINIHNDPANFPQNKGY; via the coding sequence CATTTATGACGGCCTGCAGAGCAGCCAGACTTATGGCAAAGCCTACTACTACCTGATGGAAGTGCGCAGCGACAATACCGATATCTGGGACCGGGGCGCCCTGGCAGGCGTGGCTTCCCAGGTGGACTTCTTTACCGAAGTGACCACCAATCCGTTCATCAGCGACGGCTATGCCGGCGCCTATGTGATCATCACGCGGGCAAATGCGGTACTGGACCAGATAGATGCTTCCACTATCCCCGACGCCTCCAAAAAACAGTACAAAGGGGAGGCGCTGTTTCTCCGGGCGCTGTCGTACTTCAACCTGGTACGGCTATACGGACCGGTGCCACTGGTCACCAAAATGGAAACGACCTCACAGGCGCTGGGCCATAAGAGAAACGCCACCGCAGAAGTGTATGCACAGATCGAAAGCGATCTGCAAACGGCTGCAACATTGCTTCCCGCCACCTATAACAACGCCAACGACTATGGCAGGGCTACCGCCGGCAGCGCTTCGGGGCTGCTGGGCAAAGTGCTGGTGACGCAGAAGAAATGGGCCGCTGCTTTGACCGCCCTGAAGAACACGGGCAATGGTTACAGCCTGGTCAGCGAATACGCCGATCTGTACAAACCGGCCAATGTGATAAACCCGGAGATACTGTTTGCCGTGCGTTTCAAAAAAGGACTCAACCCTTCCGAGGGCAACAACTACTTCGCGGATATGGTGCCGGTGTCGTTCTATTATAATGGCGTGTTGTACGGCGGTTCCAATAATAACCGGCCGACCCACGACCTGGTGGCCGCTTATGAAACAGGCGATAAACGTCTGGGCGTGTCGCTGGACACCGTCTATAATAACAGCGCTACCAATGTTGTCAAAGGCAATTATGTAAAAAAATACCTCGATGTGCCCGGCGCCACCAACGACGGGGGCAGCAATTTCCCGGTATTGCGTTATGCCGACATCCTGCTGCTGCAGGCAGAAGCGCTTAACGAACAGGCATACAGCGGCGCTACCGGCGCCGGAACGGCGTTCGGTTTTCTGAATGCCGTACGTAAAAGAGCCGGTCTGCCGGAGAAAACGGCGGCGGAGCTGCCGGACCAGGCCAGTTTCCGCAATGCGGTGTTCCGGGAACGGCGAGCAGAGCTGGCCTTTGAAAATGACCGCTGGTTCGATCTGGCCCGCAGCACCAACGGGGTGGCGGTGTTGCAGGCACACCTTAAACAGGAGTACAATCTGGCGACACCGGTATTGAACGCCGACCGTCTGCTGTTTCCCATACCGCAGAGCGAAATCAATATACACAACGATCCCGCCAACTTCCCGCAGAACAAAGGGTATTAG